AAGGAGCTAAAAAGCTGACTTATTGCACACAACGGCAAACAAAAATGTGCCCGCCTGCCTGCTCACTCACGCACTCGCTCGCTCGCGCCCTCTGCGGTCCCTGAGACGGCCTCCATTTCAGGCCGAGAAACAGCGAGAGGCAATGTGAATAGAGACATCAAAATGGTTAAATTGCCAAATGAAAAGCTCTTATCTTCTCCACGCGATAACGCAGCCCAAGAGGAGATTTCGGCTTTCCTCCATCCGAGATGGCGTTTCTGGTTAGCTGCACTCAGCTGCTCCATGACTTGCGGTTGTCTCCTCTGAGGACAGGAACGCGGGCGGCGTCGGCGGCAGGGAACTCCGGGGCAGCGCGCCGGCCGTCGCGGCAGCTCAGGCGCTCCGGCCGAACAAGAATGCCGTGTGCAGGCCGGCATCGGAAGTAGCGCTGGCCGCCCACGCAGCCGTCGTGTTTACCTGAAATGGAGGGACAAGGAATTTAGTAGAAGCGAAGCTTGAGTCAAGCTCCAAATTCACATTTAGTTTTCCTACTTTACAAATTCATTCTTGCCTTATCATCATAAAAGTTTGAGAAATTGACTCTTTTTCCTCCTGGAATCATTTtcgtaaagttaaaaaaaaaaaaagaataaataaatcacaatttgATGACTTAGTAATTGTCTTTGGCTAcattttttcaatgtttcaaatttgatttttgtaAATGAGCGTACATGGCGAGTAAGACTACATTTCCCATGAATTTTAGATACAGAAGCCGGAAGTAGTTCTCGTGCCAGTATGACGACAACATGAAGAGCTGCGAGCAATCGGCTGTGGGTGCGAATGAGATCACAAACGTAAATGTACAATAGGAAGGAATTGAACTTTACATTTCGCTCTGATATTGTAACTGTAGGACGTAGATTTAGGTAATTTTTCACAATTAGATGATTTATTCCCATTAATTGTGAACTTATTTCTTGTCATCttgataatttattttttcttctcaccTAACAGCTTTCTTCTCTCGCAATTTTAGAACATAAATctaaattattttccattttaaaaaactgatatTTCTTTTTTCGCTAATTTTGTTGTCAGAAACGTCCAACTTTTCAGCTGATGACTTCATGGCTCGAGTCCTGTCATTTTCTGACCGGAATTTTAATTTGCTTGTCGCGATTCCGCCGGTTGAGCTCACCTGCGGGGGAGTCCAGCTCCACGCCCACCCACACGCCTTCAGCAAAGTGCGTGGCCCCCACGTAGCGCACGGTGCCCGCCTTGCTGCTCCCGACTGCCACGTGGGCACCGTCCGTCAGCCAGTCTGGCACGGCCGAGTCGTCGAGCGGCTTCTGTTCAGGGAGGAAGTGGCGTGCGGTCACGCCGTCGTGATTGGCGGCGAGCGCGGCGTccaggaggagggaggaggaggacgacgaggaagGTTGCAGGACGTCGGACAGGGTTGCCGTGGAGACGCTGGCCGAGAAGTAGCCGCTGGACGATTGGCTGAGCGGGCTGAGGGGGGCGCTGTCATGCGGGTCATGCACGGGAAGAGGAGGGGCGTCGGCCGGGTCGGACCGCCGCTCTTTGGCCGGCGCTCGCGGGACGGGGGCGGCCTAGCGACGATCGCCGGGGCGGACCAGACAAAACCAGCGTCAGATTCGCAACCTTTTTCTcgcaaatatattttcatattcctgtacatttactttttttgggtCTCAATTTCATGAATTTTAATGAATCATTGTTTTCCACCATGAAAGATCTGCTTGgattcaccccccccaaacattataataataataaataaaaacataatgaTTCATAATTTTATGACTGACCTCACTAATGCACAACACAATTTTAGTCTCAAGTCTACATCCTTTTATTTGTAATACTGTGTtagaatatatttattttagattAATATTGCAATGATTCGTTTTTCTTTAAATGTCCCAAGAATTCTGAACtaaattttaattgttttgcaacttattttttaattctcccAGAAAAGTTGAACTCTTCTCATAGaattaaaaaagggggggagtTGTTTATGCTAAAGCAGCAGCTGTGTAAAAGGCTCACATGCTTGCCTAttacattgaagaaaaaaaaagaccaatgcAAACCGAGTTCGAGTATAATGAGACAAAATTAGACAACGAAATGTGGCAGCGAGTCGTGCATCCTCACCATGTCCATCTTGACTCTGCTGTCATCACCAGCTGGTGGTGACATGATGCGCGGCAAGTGCTGCTGGATggacaaccaaacaaaacaaacaaacaaaaaagtcacactGGCTGAATTggctaattgtttttttaaattttttttttaaagtataacATCTGCTCCATTTTTGACTAAAAATCTCTTCTCCTTGCTGTTTTTCTGCTCAGACCAAAGCCTTGTCTGAAATAAAAAGCAGAGCTTTGGCACCGTCTTATGGCATTAGAGTGCCGAGGAACTACAATGAAGTGGCTCGAGAACCTTCATTTCGACGagccataaaataaaatatcaattttCGCTATTCAGACTCTGTCCCTTATACTGTACCGTTAAATTCCAGAGGAATTGAAAAGttggccattttattttattttcttaaaggTCAAAATGTTACAATCACAATTTGTAGAGTAAAAGTATTGCACcatttcaatatatatattttttaagtacaGACATATTTTGCTGAGATAAAAATGTGCAATCCTGCGggaataaaatatttgtaatcATATCTGTTCttttaattgggaaaaaaagctaAGGGAGAGAGAAGCAATTGGTTTaagatgtttgttttactgCCTCGCTGGTTTCCGTATGTAAGTATACCCTTTTTTAAAACGATtacaaaaaatcaaaaacaatttcaaatgattcTGCAGAATATTAAGCTCCAGCCCGCCGACCAAAGTTTTGAGAACCAATGTCTTggcgagagggagagaaagcaCGGAGGCCCATCTTTGCCCACCTGCTGGCCATGCGGCGACGGCCTCAGCTCCTTCTTGTCGTCGCGTGCCGGAAACAAAGACTTGAGCAGTTTGGGCATCTGCGGAACCAACGCCTTCACTGAAAGATAAGAGGCAGCAAGTCCTGAACGACCTGAGAGGGGAGGCGGGAGAAGTAGGAAGAGGAAGGAGGCAAGGAATCGAGGAGGCACAGGAGGTGGGAAAGATTAGCAGAGAAGTCGATGgcaataagactgaaaaaaaaaaaaaaaagcatcgcgATCAATCAAAGAATTGATTGCGGTTTAAACATGATTGGTGAAAAGCAACGTCCTCATTCAACAGCACAAAATGAAATCCAACACTAATGAGAGGAAGCAATTCGGAATCCGAGCCATGATAACGTGAGAcatgacattgtttttgttgacatttactATAGATTGGAGGATGAGCAGCTTCGATAAGGGTTGTTGGAGGACAAGGGGGGAGAAAGAAGATGAAAaaggtgagaagaaaaaaaggtgacaaGATGGTGAGAGGGAAAAGGAAAGTGAGAAAAGTAGGTGAATACGAAGAGAGTGGAAGGATAAGGGGAGCAGAAAATaaggtcaaagaaaaaaaattaaaaaggtgaAAGTGAGAAAAAGGAGGTGAAGAGAAAAGCGACAAATGAAGGAAACTGAACGAAGgggacgggaaaaaaaagaaggctcaACCAAAGGATAGTTGATGAAAAGGGAAGATGTGAGGAAAGAAAGTCAGAATAGAAGATGATGGTGAGAATATATGTTTTGATATTCAGAAAAAGAAGACGATGTGTCATATTGTCAGGATAATTAGGGGcttcattttgttcaaaaaaaatcGAAACGCAACAGCTCATCATCAGCAGAAGCAGCAACAGCAGAGGAAGAACAACAAAGTTGCGTCGGTGGCTCAGCCACGGCGCTTTACCTTGTTCTGGCTCTTGGTTGTGTTGCGAGGTGACGGCGGCTGTGGAGGGCGGCGGTTGCTGCGACGGAGCGGGGCAGTAGGTGGAGGGAGACGAAGCCGGACGGGGGAGCGTGCGATGGTACGCAGACGGCATGAAGATGTCTTGTTGACTCTCCCAGCGACCCTGAACATCAAACGTGCGTGCACGCGACAAGGTGACATCATCAAACACGGGAATTCACTTTCCTCCTGTCGGAACGTTTGGAAGCATCAAACACTTTAGCAACATTATTTAGATAGTGTAAGTGTATTTCATGAGTACTCCGtggtgtccgtgtgtgtgtactACCTTGTCCTCAAGCAAGCAGGTGGTGGACAAGTCTTGTCTGCTTCCAGAAAGCTACGGATGGACAATAGCATGAAGTGAATAGCAATATTTAACATATTGTTCTAGTTTTCTTCCTAGTTGGCACTCACTTCTTActgtaaaaaaggaaaaaaaactttcctaGGACACTCACTGCTTATGTAATGAAAGCGCTGATGTTGCAAATTGTGACTTTGGGTGGGACAGACTTGTCGGATCGAGCAAGTGTCCACATATCTTGTAAATTTAAAACATTCTTTGACTTGTAAAGCTAAATCAGTTTTCTcgtaaaaatgtcacttttcttGGAAACATTGTTCTCTCCTACGTTATTATTAATATGTTGgcttttgtttcgtgtacaatactacaaaatctgccatttttttgtcctcttaAGTTCAActattgtcaaaatgaatgtcattttCTCAAATAGTCTTGTAAAAACTTCATAACTGTATAGTTATCCTCGTAGCttagaaatgaacaaaaactgCTTCCTTCATAAAGCGAAAGTGCTGATGTTGCATGTTGTGGTTTTTGGGACTGCCCGACATCCTGTCTCGCGCGGATTCCAAGAGGAACTGTTTAAAATTGGTGTTCTCCTGGCACTTCACTGAGCGTACATTAGTTATTCACGTGACACAGGCATCAGTGCGGTGGTTATACCCTGTTAACAGACGGAGAACTGAGACTCCGCCGGTTGCTTCTTCCTCTTGCAGCGAGCTGCTCCTTCACTGCCACCTCCTTAAAAACACAAACGCATAAGGGTCAGATTACatctattgttattattatttttttaacctttcctGTTGGGCATTATGGTGAATCTGTTTTTCAGTCTGACACAGGGAGTTAAGTTCTGTTCAGTAATATAAAGTCATAAGTACAGTAACCATTTGGATGAAAAACACTGCGCTGTGAATTAAAcgataacaacaacaaccaaaaatcaaaatgaaaaacacgaaGTAGGAGGCCAACTGAGAGTGCCTTCTTGTAAGCAAACTAGTTCACTGCGCACCGTTTGTAAGCTTGGAAGATGGAATGCCACAAAGATGTCAACCGCGAGGGATTCAagtggttttattattattataatatcatTATATTATTCTATTCAAATAAGAGGtaagctaaaaagaaaaactttgttTCAAATCCAACCAGAACTCGTTTGCTGCTGTCAAGATAATTAGAGAGATTGCTGGGGATCCACCACACTTGGTGCCAATAAACTTCCCTCAAAAATCTAGCATACTCAAGTGtgacttctatttttttccttcctcatgatgcattttttggctggtacAACTTCTACTTTCGAGTGACCTGGAGTCCGAAAAAATACGGTAGGCCCAGTGTGTACCTGTCTGAGTCGATCCAGGGTGAGGATGTTTTCGAGACTGAGGACGCTGCGCAGGTACTTCTCGATGGCGGCTTCGTCGTCGGCCGACTCGCTGCTGGCAGCGAGGCGAGCCAGCATCTCCCTGTCCTCCGAGCCAGGAGCGTCCTGATGAGCGGTACAAATTGCATTTCATGATTTTCCCAGAAAACCCAGAGCGTGCTCTTCTACATTaggaatcacacacacacacacacttaccccTGGGATGTTGGACACCACCTCAAAGGTGACACCGCATCCTTGGATGGTGCTGCGCGTGGACATCCTCCTGAGGAAATTGTGGGCGAAGCCCTGGCGCCCGGGATTGACATTGACGCAGATCCTCTTCCTCAGCACCAGCTGCATGTCGGCGGGGTGGCTGAGCTGCACCACCACGCGCACGGTGAGGTAGACCCGGCTGTCGGGCCAAGCTCCCCCACGGCTGAGCTGCGGACACTCGTGGACGGTGGAGTCCCACGACGCCTCCGCTTTCACCTGCAAGCCAGACAAAGCGCAATGAAGGGAAAACTCGGGCGGAAATTAGTCAGTCACATTCCTTTCTCGTCTTCTTTACCTCGCCATCATAGTGTTTGACAATCTGCAGGTCAAAGAAGTCGTCCTCGTCTTCGCCGCTCAGCGTGGCGTCCCAGCCTCCCGCGTCTGGAACCTCGAATTGGTCCTGTGAGCTCAGGTCGTCGGCTGGATGCCACGAATATCATTTCAAACTGATCATCCAACATTactcttcaaaataaatgccttacaaatgaaaaaaaaaaccactcttGGTGcgcatgtactgtatacaaagtAAACACAACATACGTTTGAGGTTGAGGAAGAGGACTGGAATGTGAGTCTCCATGCCCGGAAGTGGAACCCTGTGGACAAACAAGAACGTCAGCATTCATGAACTCATTGTCTTTTAGAAAACGTTGACTTTGGCACACTTGAATGACTGAGACAAAAAAGGTTTGGCATTTATTGAGCATGTCATTGAACAAGCCCTTTAATCAGCctacttccaaaaaaaatattgctggaCTTCGATGGATATCGTTGACCGTTTCAGGGATGGTAAAAATCGAAAGCATACCATTCCGCAGGTGCTCCAGGAATACCGCTGCCTGCAGAGGGGACCATCACGGCATTGCGCTCTTCTGTTAGGGTCAAGCGCCATTCCAGCAGCTGAGCCTCCCTCTCTATGTCGTCCTCGGTTTTttctacacacagacacaatgaTTAACACATCAAATACACACATGCCACAGTCTCGTCTTGCGTGCGGCTGTGGCCGACCTGCTTTGCTGACCAGACTCTGCAAGTGCTGGTCCAAGTACTCCTGCCTCTTGGTGAGCGCCGCTAACCACTGACGTCGCAAACGTTCCAGGTCTCTCTCCtgtgtgagaaaatggatgttaAATTGAACTTCACAACACGACACTAAGCATCCCCCATGTTCATGGCTCTCAATTAGCCAATTCACTTCTTAATTTTAGGAGCATAGTTTGtggtatactgtatttatgGTTTGAACAATGAATATTAGCAATTCGAAACAATTCTAGGGGCAGTGTCAATGACTCGCTCTTTGCAGCACGGCCGGCTCCCTATCAATTGTTTTCCACCTGATAACTGTCCATCTCATCTCCCTCAGGGCCGCCGATGGTGCTTGTGATCTCCACGCAGCCCACCGACACAGCCAGCACGATCTCCGATATGAGTGGCATGGTACCCGAGTCCTGAACGGAGCGCACGTCCACTTGGATTCTCCTTGCCTGACCCTGAGGGGAATAGGAAGCCGGGTCAAGATGAGATTGCTTTGGGACCGCTTCTATCGGGTCACAACTGGGGAGGTGGGGCGTCATCTGTACTTGTCGAAGCTGAAAGATTCCGCCGGTGTTGACGTCTCGGGCGGGAATGACTTCAACCGGGACAAAGTCTCCATTCTCGTTAATCTCGAGGATTTGAATCCAGAGTTCCAGCCGGCGCATTACCTCACTCCACCTGTGgggcaaaaacaaacaccgccACGGCTTTGAATGCCGTAcaaaagtgaaaacaacaacatattacGAACAAAGAGTTGGGGATACTCTATTGTGCTTTTGAGTGACATTTCGAAACAAAGATAAAATCTATAACAGCCTTTACAATAATTGCAGtcgaccctgaaaaaaaaaagtcacctgtCTCGTAGCGTGCGTGTCTTGGCCTGGATGATGCTGAGGTCCCACAGGGCAGGATTCCTGCCCGAGTCCGCCTGCCTGTGTCCGAACACCTCGATGGCCACAGCCCCTTCGGTCAGGTATTCGATAAAATCCTCCGACACGGACACGGCCAGCTCCTTGCAGCTGTCAAACACCACCATGCAGTGTGGGTCCTTGTTGCTGGGTGACAACGACGAGGGGTCCACCTCTGGGGCCACGATGATGGGCTCGGCTTGGTCCCAGAAGGAGTACTGGCAGAAGACGAAGTTGGACAGGTACTGTGGGAGACCAGTAGCCTGCAGGATTTTAATCTGGAGAAAACAAATGACTGATGATGTTGCTTCAGGAAGTTTACTGACACTGGACAGGCAATGGGCATTTTGGCACTTCTTACCATACAGACAAGTTTGCGGTCCTGAATTTCAGAATCTGGGTTGTTGTCAGGATCGTCTCCTCCAGCGATGTTGTCCTCCAGAGCACCTCCAACCCTCACCACTTCCACATGGAGACGCCCGGCCACCtgacaatgacaacaaacaacCTTCCTGAAAAATGTCAGTCTGGGAAAGACATGCATTTTTACCAgaatttaaaacagttcccagatgtcttcataataaatttgtttttgtcaatataCCGCAAGGATCAACAATCATGCTACATTTGGCATcctgtattttttcaaaataaggctGGTCCtttctcatgcaaatgagccaatGCTCAACCAGCCCACCTTATCGGTGGGCCAAGATTTTTGAACAAAGGAAACTGATGGTCAGTTTACTTAACATGCACATGCTATTAAAAAGTTACTCTTACCAAATTACTTCCCTTTTAGGCCGAACCCCAAATTTGGAACTTAACTCTGTGATTCCTTACCTCTCCTTTCTGGTTGATGATGGGCACAGCGTACTGCATTTTGACGTCATAGAAAAGGCAGGACAGGAAGACGTTGGCCACGCCGATCAGGCTGTGGTTCTCTTGTTCATCAAAGAAAGGGTCGGCCCGGCGAAAGTACGAGCGCATCCCCTGGATGGGACACGGAAGTGATTGTGGGAGCGTTTAACCTCCTGGGTTCTGCACATCAAGTTTGAATTGTTTACTTACAGGGTTGTCATTGTCGTGCAGGTGGTACTCCTGCCACTCCTGGTAGAGCTCCCTCATGTCCACCAGCCGGTTCTCAGTCTTCTCTAAGCTCCAGATTTGCTTGCCACGGCAGCGACGTCGCACCTGAATGGCGGGTTCGCTGAGCACAGCATCCCTCTACacacgcacaacacacacacacacacacacgcacacaagtaaTGACGGGATGCAGCCTAAATTCTGGGAATCGTCAATTATATTTAACGTAATGGAAGGCAATCACAGCGACATTGCCAAATACCCGATGCCAATGAAGACGATGCAAATGCAGTGATTTAGCTACGTTAAAGACACTAAATTCGGAAATATAAATGTGGCTGAATTCGAGGTTCCAGACCTTGCGGTTGGCATTGAGGTTGTCAGAGGGGATCTGTAGGGTGACTCGGTACTCGGTGTGACGTTCCAGCTCATCTGCAatgaagcaggcctcttgaaccaGGAGGTTGGCTCTAACGATTTGCTCCCGCAGCCGCCTCAAGCTCCTCACCAACACAGCCTCCCTGCAGGTGAACATTTGGAGCATAAATGGAACAAGAAGTGAGTTTATCAGGGGAAGTGCGGTACAGTTAGTACACTGTCAAAAGTGACATCCCATCATCTGAGTCACTATGTTcttgaggaaaaagaaaataaagtgccCCTTAAATCTAGTTTCAGCGATCAATGGGAAATCGGATCACATTTATGCATCTGATGCAGCTAATGCCACCCTAAATACAGTGGTGCCCTGAATTACAACTTTAGCTCGGAACTCACTTTAGTCATGTTTCAAAACAATATTCTCCattgaaataaattgaaatgcTTTCGATCGTTTCTAGCcccatcgtaaaaaaaaaaaaaagcattttcaataATGAAAAAATTTAAAACCGTAATCAAACCTAAACGTGTTTTATTAAGTGCAATTGCTGTATGTTGGGACAAGCTGAGTTGCAGGAACAACAGTTGTAGTCTTGTTTAAGCGGTGTGGTCTCGTGAGCAACGAGGCTGGTTGGGCTTCACGATATTTTCTGGACATTTCTGGCTTATTGTCGCTCCTtcttcatgttttcattttgagagaaaaaacaaaaaacttgagCCAATCGTAAGCCACTGTACCACTGTCTTgcgtgacaggaaaaaaaaaggatttaccAATGAGAATTTGACCGATCAACCTAAACCAAACTTGAACTGACTCTTCACATACCTGTCTTCATTCCATTGTCTGAGTCTGCTCTGAGCGCTGCTTGAGTGGCTCATGCCTCCCATGCTTAGCCTTTCCATGCTGCGATAGTGAGATTGCTGGCCGGCACTAGGCTGGCCGAACGCCGGCGGTCCCGGGGGGCCTGCGGACAGGCGGTCCGGATTGAGCTTGCGACGGAGCTGCTGTAGCTCATGCTCGTACATCTGCCTCTGGCGCTCCAGGGCCGAGCGTTTCTCCTCTTCGTGTTGCCTCTCCAGCGACTGCAGAACACCCTGCATCGGGTCTGACGGGACAAAATGTTGGTGAAAATGGGTTATGCCATTTTTTAGTTTTAGATTGAAAAATGCAGTGGTGGACCATGCATTTGGTAGGTTGGCCCATCTCCTAATACAACCTCACAATTATAGAATTCATCAATTCAATGCAAACTAATTGCACTTCAAGTATTTTGGGGCTACATCCCTACCAGCTTTGTGCAGCGAGACACTGATATTTTTGCCCATTGTTCTTCATGAAAAAGCTCAAACTCAACCAGATTGGATGAAGAGTGTCTGTGAATAACAATTTTCAAATCCTGCCAGATCTTTAATTGGATTTAGGTTTGGACATTGTAACGATCCATTCAAACACATGAATATTATTTGATGTAAACCATTCCACTGTCTTGCCGGAAGAGGAATAGTCTTCCCTTTCTCAAATCTTTTGCAACTTCTAACAAGTTTATTTCAAGGATGAACCTGTATTTTGCTTAGAATTCAGAAAAGTGTTTGCTTACCATTGTTGCCCAGAGCCTTCATCATGACTTCGGTCTGTGCAAACTCGTATGAGAAGCTGACTTCGCTGGACACTTCGCTGGCTGAGTCACCGTCCGCATCCAGCTGCTCGCTGCTGCCGCTCTTCTTCATCACGCTGCCATTGCCCTCCTCGTCCTCTGCAGTTCGACTGCGTCGCTTGGGAAGGTTTATCCTGTGGGAGGAAGGGTGTAAGGCTCAAAGTTTTGAGGCGCAGCCCACTCATCCCGCGCAAACTGGAGGTGACTTAATTACCTGAAGAAATGGTTGTTTCCCCAGAGGATTCGATCACCGTGGTGAAGCTGCAGTGCGCAGGTGGCGGGAGACCCATTTACACACGTCCTGCAAGTTTAGATTCAATATTACTGTCATTTTTACATCACAagtacaaggcaaaaaaaaaaaaaaagctcattcatCTAACTAATACGACCAGGAAGGCTCAATAAACAGAGCGTTGTAAAATGGCGCAGTTGAGAtacacctgccccccccccaaaagcatGGAATTAAgcttttttcaaatgtgggtaAAAATGGATAAGTATGGAATCTCTGCTAATATGTATGACGCGTAAAACATCAAGATCCAATATACTCAGACAGTTTCATTGCATTGAAAAACACCTCTCGGTGATGAAGGTTGTTTCATGTGTCAAGAGAAaatttgtgttaaaaaataaaataaaataaaactgccatgtgggA
This Hippocampus zosterae strain Florida chromosome 4, ASM2543408v3, whole genome shotgun sequence DNA region includes the following protein-coding sequences:
- the kif13ba gene encoding kinesin-like protein KIF13B isoform X4; the protein is MVEPSLDDSNVKVAVRVRPMNRREKELNTKCVVEMVKNQTVLHPAMANLGKGDSRNQSKVFAYDYCFWSMDESDEKFAGQEVVFQCLGESLLHNAFLGYNACIFAYGQTGSGKSYTMMGSGDQPGLIPRLCSALFDRTQKEQREQEKFTVEVSYMEIYNEKVRDLLDPKGGRHTLRVREHKVLGPYVDGLSRLAVASYKDIEVLMSEGNKSRTVAATNMNEESSRSHAVFNIILTHTLMDVQSGTSGEKVSRLSLVDLAGSERAAKTGAAGERLKEGSNINKSLTTLGLVISALAEQGTAKNKTKFVPYRDSVLTWLLKDCLGGNSRTAMVATVSPAADNYEETLSTLRYADRAKSIVNHAVVNEDPNARIIRELREEVEKLRVQLTQAESLKAPELKERLEESEKLIHEMTVTWEDKLRKTEEVAQARQKQLESLGISLQSSGIKVGDDKSFLVNLNADPALNELLVYYLKEDHTQVGSADSQDIQLCGMGIQAEHCVIDISADAAVILTPYPNARTCVNGSPATCALQLHHGDRILWGNNHFFRINLPKRRSRTAEDEEGNGSVMKKSGSSEQLDADGDSASEVSSEVSFSYEFAQTEVMMKALGNNDPMQGVLQSLERQHEEEKRSALERQRQMYEHELQQLRRKLNPDRLSAGPPGPPAFGQPSAGQQSHYRSMERLSMGGMSHSSSAQSRLRQWNEDREAVLVRSLRRLREQIVRANLLVQEACFIADELERHTEYRVTLQIPSDNLNANRKRDAVLSEPAIQVRRRCRGKQIWSLEKTENRLVDMRELYQEWQEYHLHDNDNPGMRSYFRRADPFFDEQENHSLIGVANVFLSCLFYDVKMQYAVPIINQKGEVAGRLHVEVVRVGGALEDNIAGGDDPDNNPDSEIQDRKLVCMIKILQATGLPQYLSNFVFCQYSFWDQAEPIIVAPEVDPSSLSPSNKDPHCMVVFDSCKELAVSVSEDFIEYLTEGAVAIEVFGHRQADSGRNPALWDLSIIQAKTRTLRDRWSEVMRRLELWIQILEINENGDFVPVEVIPARDVNTGGIFQLRQGQARRIQVDVRSVQDSGTMPLISEIVLAVSVGCVEITSTIGGPEGDEMDSYQERDLERLRRQWLAALTKRQEYLDQHLQSLVSKAEKTEDDIEREAQLLEWRLTLTEERNAVMVPSAGSGIPGAPAEWVPLPGMETHIPVLFLNLKPDDLSSQDQFEVPDAGGWDATLSGEDEDDFFDLQIVKHYDGEVKAEASWDSTVHECPQLSRGGAWPDSRVYLTVRVVVQLSHPADMQLVLRKRICVNVNPGRQGFAHNFLRRMSTRSTIQGCGVTFEVVSNIPGDAPGSEDREMLARLAASSESADDEAAIEKYLRSVLSLENILTLDRLRQEVAVKEQLAARGRSNRRSLSSPSVNRLSGSRQDLSTTCLLEDKGRWESQQDIFMPSAYHRTLPRPASSPSTYCPAPSQQPPPSTAAVTSQHNQEPEQVKALVPQMPKLLKSLFPARDDKKELRPSPHGQQHLPRIMSPPAGDDSRVKMDMAAPVPRAPAKERRSDPADAPPLPVHDPHDSAPLSPLSQSSSGYFSASVSTATLSDVLQPSSSSSSSLLLDAALAANHDGVTARHFLPEQKPLDDSAVPDWLTDGAHVAVGSSKAGTVRYVGATHFAEGVWVGVELDSPAGKHDGCVGGQRYFRCRPAHGILVRPERLSCRDGRRAAPEFPAADAARVPVLRGDNRKSWSS
- the kif13ba gene encoding kinesin-like protein KIF13B isoform X3; translated protein: MVEPSLDDSNVKVAVRVRPMNRREKELNTKCVVEMVKNQTVLHPAMANLGKGDSRNQSKVFAYDYCFWSMDESDEKFAGQEVVFQCLGESLLHNAFLGYNACIFAYGQTGSGKSYTMMGSGDQPGLIPRLCSALFDRTQKEQREQEKFTVEVSYMEIYNEKVRDLLDPKGGRHTLRVREHKVLGPYVDGLSRLAVASYKDIEVLMSEGNKSRTVAATNMNEESSRSHAVFNIILTHTLMDVQSGTSGEKVSRLSLVDLAGSERAAKTGAAGERLKEGSNINKSLTTLGLVISALAEQGTAKNKTKFVPYRDSVLTWLLKDCLGGNSRTAMVATVSPAADNYEETLSTLRYADRAKSIVNHAVVNEDPNARIIRELREEVEKLRVQLTQAESLKAPELKERLEESEKLIHEMTVTWEDKLRKTEEVAQARQKQLESLGISLQSSGIKVGDDKSFLVNLNADPALNELLVYYLKEDHTQVGSADSQDIQLCGMGIQAEHCVIDISADAAVILTPYPNARTCVNGSPATCALQLHHGDRILWGNNHFFRINLPKRRSRTAEDEEGNGSVMKKSGSSEQLDADGDSASEVSSEVSFSYEFAQTEVMMKALGNNDPMQGVLQSLERQHEEEKRSALERQRQMYEHELQQLRRKLNPDRLSAGPPGPPAFGQPSAGQQSHYRSMERLSMGGMSHSSSAQSRLRQWNEDREAVLVRSLRRLREQIVRANLLVQEACFIADELERHTEYRVTLQIPSDNLNANRKRDAVLSEPAIQVRRRCRGKQIWSLEKTENRLVDMRELYQEWQEYHLHDNDNPGMRSYFRRADPFFDEQENHSLIGVANVFLSCLFYDVKMQYAVPIINQKGEVAGRLHVEVVRVGGALEDNIAGGDDPDNNPDSEIQDRKLVCMIKILQATGLPQYLSNFVFCQYSFWDQAEPIIVAPEVDPSSLSPSNKDPHCMVVFDSCKELAVSVSEDFIEYLTEGAVAIEVFGHRQADSGRNPALWDLSIIQAKTRTLRDRWSEVMRRLELWIQILEINENGDFVPVEVIPARDVNTGGIFQLRQGQARRIQVDVRSVQDSGTMPLISEIVLAVSVGCVEITSTIGGPEGDEMDSYQERDLERLRRQWLAALTKRQEYLDQHLQSLVSKAEKTEDDIEREAQLLEWRLTLTEERNAVMVPSAGSGIPGAPAEWVPLPGMETHIPVLFLNLKPDDLSSQDQFEVPDAGGWDATLSGEDEDDFFDLQIVKHYDGEVKAEASWDSTVHECPQLSRGGAWPDSRVYLTVRVVVQLSHPADMQLVLRKRICVNVNPGRQGFAHNFLRRMSTRSTIQGCGVTFEVVSNIPGDAPGSEDREMLARLAASSESADDEAAIEKYLRSVLSLENILTLDRLRQEVAVKEQLAARGRSNRRSLSSPSVNRLSGSRQDLSTTCLLEDKGRWESQQDIFMPSAYHRTLPRPASSPSTYCPAPSQQPPPSTAAVTSQHNQEPEQVKALVPQMPKLLKSLFPARDDKKELRPSPHGQQQHLPRIMSPPAGDDSRVKMDMAAPVPRAPAKERRSDPADAPPLPVHDPHDSAPLSPLSQSSSGYFSASVSTATLSDVLQPSSSSSSSLLLDAALAANHDGVTARHFLPEQKPLDDSAVPDWLTDGAHVAVGSSKAGTVRYVGATHFAEGVWVGVELDSPAGKHDGCVGGQRYFRCRPAHGILVRPERLSCRDGRRAAPEFPAADAARVPVLRGDNRKSWSS